The genomic DNA CGCCGCCGCGGCGCACTTCGACGGCGAGCCGTGGGACATCCTCGCCAAGGAGGCGCCGGTGCGCCGCGCCGTGCCGTTCGGCGTGGTGCTGACCCTCCCCGCCACCGGCTCGGAGATGAACTCCGGCGCGGTCGTCACGCGGCGCGGGACGCAGGACAAGCTGGTCTTCGGCAGCCCGCTCGTCTTCCCGCGCTTCGCGGCGCTCGATCCGACGAAGACCTTCACGCTGCCGCCGAACCAGACCGCGAACGGCGTCGTCGACGCCTTCGTGCACGTGATGGAGCAGTACCTGACCTACCCCGCGCGCGCCGCGGCGCAGGACCGCTTCTCCGAGGGGCTGCTGGCGACGCTGATCGAGGAGGGGCCGAAGGCGCTGGCCGAGCCGCGCGACTACGACGCCCGCGCCAACGTGATGTGGTGCGCGACGCTCGCCTTGAACGGCCTGATCGGCGCGGGGGTTCCGCAGGACTGGGCGACGCACATGCTCGGGCACGAGATCACCGCGCTCTACGGCGTGGACCACGCGCGGACCTTGGCGATCGTCCTTCCGGCGATGATGGAACGGCGGCGCGGGGCGAAGCGGGAGAAGCTGCTGCAGTACGGCGAGCGGGTCTGGGGGATCGCCCACGGGACGGAGGAGGAGCGGATCGACGAGGCGATCGCGAAGACGCGCGCCTTCTTCGAGCTGCTCGGCGTGCCGACGCGTCTCTCCGACTACGGGATCGGT from bacterium includes the following:
- a CDS encoding iron-containing alcohol dehydrogenase; amino-acid sequence: MLDFTFQNPVKIIFGAGRIAEIDAEIPRDARVLVVYGGGSVRRNGALDEAKAALGGRFALEFGGVEPNPAYETLMRAAELVRAERIDFLLAVGGGSVIDGTKFVAAAAHFDGEPWDILAKEAPVRRAVPFGVVLTLPATGSEMNSGAVVTRRGTQDKLVFGSPLVFPRFAALDPTKTFTLPPNQTANGVVDAFVHVMEQYLTYPARAAAQDRFSEGLLATLIEEGPKALAEPRDYDARANVMWCATLALNGLIGAGVPQDWATHMLGHEITALYGVDHARTLAIVLPAMMERRRGAKREKLLQYGERVWGIAHGTEEERIDEAIAKTRAFFELLGVPTRLSDYGIGPDAVDRLVAQLERHGLTKLGERNDVDPPLARLVFETAL